The Anopheles coluzzii chromosome 2, AcolN3, whole genome shotgun sequence genome window below encodes:
- the LOC120953514 gene encoding elongation of very long chain fatty acids protein 4-like, with translation MDSNGTETVGETLQQQFGHWYTFLVEDLSDKRAAHLPFLHSPLWPLSVLSLYFLLVFYWIPNYMRDRKPYDLRKLLLAYNVFQVVVCYFLIRQLVRHGWTFRYLYTCELADYSNSKNAIGFLHAAYLNYCVKTAELVETVLFALRKKRSQISFLHVYHHVFTYLLAWIFAKYVGGSMLTYTIIVNSLVHMCMYSYYLLAVIPSYVPFSLGRLKRYITALQIIQLVSILVNILFAMRTSCAIPRTHILLYAPYMVVLISMFINFYLKTYSGITSALNVCYTGGGLQKKVQ, from the exons ATGGATTCTAACGGAACCGAAACGGTGGGCGAgacgctgcagcagcagttcggCCACTGGTACACCTTCCTGGTGGAGGACCTCAGCGACAAGCGTGCCGCCCATCTACCGTTCCTGCACAGCCCGCTGTGGCCACTGTCCGTCCTCTCCCTCTACTTTCTGCTCGTGTTCTACTGGATACCGAA CTACATGCGCGATCGCAAACCGTACGATCTGCGCAAGCTGCTGCTCGCGTACAACGTGTTCCAGGTGGTGGTGTGCTACTTCCTGATCCGGCAGCTCGTACGGCACGGCTGGACCTTCCGCTACCTCTACACGTGCGAGCTGGCCGACTACTCGAACAGCAAGAACGCGATCGGCTTTCTGCACGCCGCCTACCTCAACTACTGCGTCAAGACGGCCGAGCTGGTCGAAACGGTGCTGTTCGCGCTGCGCAAGAAGCGCAGCCAGATTTCCTTTCTGCACGTCTACCATCACGTGTTCACGTACCTGCTGGCCTGGATATTCGCCAAGTACGTCGGAG GAAGCATGCTAACGTACACAATCATCGTCAACTCGCTGGTGCACATGTGCATGTACTCGTACTATCTGCTCGCCGTCATACCGAGCTACGTGCCGTTCTCGCTGGGCAGGCTGAAGCGCTACATCACCGCTCTCCAGATT ATACAGCTGGTTAGCATACTGGTGAACATACTGTTCGCGATGCGCACCAGCTGCGCCATCCCGCGCACCCACATCCTGCTGTACGCACCGTACATGGTGGTGCTGATCTCGATGTTCATCAACTTCTACCTGAAGACGTACAGCGGCATCACGAGCGCACTGAACGTGTGCTACACCGGCGGCGGTCTCCAGAAGAAGGTTCAATAA